GGTCGTCGCCCAGCTCGAACGCGGCGAGCGACGCGGCTCGCGTCTCGGTGACGGCGGTCGCGAGCCCTCTGGCGAGGCCAGCAGCGCCGGTCAGGAGCGGGTCGCCCAGGCAGGCCCGGCCGATCTGGACCAGGTCGTCCTCTGTCAGGGCATCGACAACTGCGTAGCTTCGTGTCTCCGTAGCACCTCGCGAATCCGCGTCCACCAGCGCGTCGAGGCGCTGGCGGAGGTGGATGCTCCCGCTGCGCACGGCTCGCAGGTCCAGGAGTTCGACGCGAGCGGTGGTCTGCGCCTGCAGCAGCCTTGGCACGGACGAGTCGGTCATGGGCGTGAGGGGTGATGGCGAAGCGGCGACTCGTCGAGACGCTGCCGGTCGACGAACAGATGCCCCATGTACTGCGTCCTCAGGTGCTCAGGCGCGCTCGGAACCGCGACGATGACCCGGGATCCGACAAGTGCGGCCAGCGCATCCGCAACCGGCCCGATGTTGCCTTCCGGTTTGGAGTCGAAGGTCGAGCAGTACTTGAAGAAGAGCTGCGTCGCACCGTGCGCGAGCAGCCCACTCGGCTGCGGCGAGCGACTGGGCGACCGCGTCAGCCGGGGCCACGGTGCGTGTCTTGAGCGCGATGACGATGGCGTCGTGCTCGGGCAGCGATTCGACCGGTCTGGTGCGCCGAAATAGATGAGCGTGCGCAGCCCGCCCTGCCGGAGCGCGACGGCCACGTCGGTGCCGCCAGTGAAGTCGTCGGCGATCGCGCCGATCACGAGCGTTGTCCCGCCGCGTTGAGGCGTGCGGCCAGGAGATCGGCCGCGCTGCCGGGGGTGGAGAAGAGCGGGACGTCGAGCTGCTCGCTCAGCAGGGGAGCGGCGGGGGCAAGTGAGTACTGGGCGAGGAGGATGGCATCGAAGGGAGTGCTGACGCCCTCGATCGCCGTGGCGATCTCACGAGCGAGCGCCTCGGGTCCGGGCAGGTGTGGTCGTGGGACATCACCGACCTCTACTCGCCCTGGCGGGGCAAGACGTTCAAGGCGTACAAGGTCATCGATATCTACTCCCGCCGCATCGTGGGGTTCCGTGTCGAGGACCGGGAAGTAGATTCCCTCGCGAGGGACATGTTCGAGGACGCGATTCGAGCGCATGGCGCGCCCCAATTCGTGCACGCGGATTCCGGGGCAGCGATGCGCTCGACTCTGTTGCGCGATGCCCTGGCCGCGCATGGCGTGGGCATGTCGCATAACCGCCCGTACACGTCGAACGACAACCCGTTCTCCGAGGCCGGATTCCGGACCATGAAGTACCGGCCCGGCTACCCGAAAGTGTTCACCGACCTCGACGCGGCCCGCGCCTACATCCAGGACTACGTGATCTGGTACAACACGGAGCATCGGCATTCCGCGATCGCGTTATTCACGCCCGCGCAGGTCCACGACGGCTCCTGGCGGCAGATCTGGACGGCCCGCGATACCGCACTTCAGGTCTACCACGACGCTCATCCCGCGCGCTTCCGAGCCCGCCCGAAGACCCCATCACCAGCCAGCCGAGTCGGCATCAACCTCCCCAACGAACCCGTCGCAGCATGACGCAAGTGACTCCACACAGCTTGACATTCGTGCCCGGGGTCGGTCTGAGGTGTTTCGTCCGCAAGTTGGTCAGGTGAAGCGCGCTAGTCCTCGAGCAGGTCGAGGAGGGTGCGGATGATCGCCTCGCGTTCTTCTCGCTCGGCAGGAGCTTGGCTGCCTCGGGGAGGCTCTCGCGTGACTCGGTGACGAACGACGTCGAGTGGTAGAGGCCGTCGCCGACGAGCTTCGTCATGTGGGCTACGAGGGGGCTGCCGGTCGACTCGAGGATCGCGTCGTGCCACGAACGCTCGAGTTCGAGGATGGCCCGGGTTGCGCTCTGGTTGCCGTTGCGGGAGAGATTCATGACGGCGAGCCAGGCGGTGTCGAGCTCGTCGCCGACGGAGCTGCTCATCTCGATGAAGTGGCGGACCGTGGTCGCAGCGTCGCCCTGCAGCTGATCTGCGCTGGCCCGAGCCATGCCCGCGAAGCGCGCGATGAGCGCATCCGCCAACGCCTCCTTCGACGGGAAGTGGTAGATGAGCCCGCCCTTGGAGACGCCGGCGATGCGGGCGACGGCGTCGAGGGTGGTCGCGGCGACGCCCACTGTTGTCAGTGACTCCTCGTAGGCGTCGAGGATCTTCTCTCTGGCGGAGCTCATGGCCGCCATCCTACAGTTGCCAACTGTACCGGCTGGTCGGTATAGTCCTCTTTCATGACCACACTGATCGAACAGCGCGCAGGCCGGAAGGAATGGCTCGGCCTCGCGGTGCTGATGCTCCCGTCCTCCTCGTGTCGATCGACAACACGGTCCTGAGCTTCGCCCTTCCCTACATCGCGCTCGACCTCGAGCCGAGTGCGGCGATGCAGCTCTGGATCATCGACATCTACCCGCTGGTTCTGGCCGGACTGCTCGTCACGATGGGCTCGTTCGGCGACCGCATCGGCCGCCGGAAGCTGCTGCTCATCGGATCGACGGCTTCGCGCTCGTCTCGGTGCTGGCCGCGTTCTCCGTCTCGGCCGAGATGCTCCTGCTCTCGCGACTGCTGCTCGGTGTCTTCGGCGCCATGATCATGCCCTGCACGCTCTCGCTGCTGCGCGGCATGTTCCACGACCGCGCGCAGCGCCGCCTCGCCATCGCCATCTGGGCGACCGGCTTCTCAGCGGGCACGGCCATCGGGCCGATCGTCGGCGGCGTGCTCCTCGAGCACTTCCACTGGGGCTCCGTGTTCCTCATCGCGGTGCCGTTCCTGCTGCCGCTCCTGATCTTCGCGCCCCTGCTCGTCACCGAGTCGCGCGACCCGAACCCCGGCCCCATCGACGTGCCCGCGATCCTGCTCTCGATGGCGGCGCTTGCTCCATCGTCTTCGCCATCAAGCACACGGCGACCGACGGCCTCGACTTCATCTCGGTCGGCGCGCTCCTGGTTGGCCTGCTCTCCGGCTGGCTGTTCGTGCGGCGACTCCTGAAGCAGGAGAACCCGATCCTCGACATGCGACTCTTCGCGGTGCCCGCCTTCACCGGCTCGGTGCTCGTGAACCTCGTGAGCGTCGTCGCGCTCGTCGGACTGCTCTTCTTCCTGTCGCAGCACCTGCAGCTCATCCTCGGCCTCACGCCACTCCAGGCTGGCCTCATGCTGCTGCCAGGAACGGTCATGATGATCGTTGCCGGCCTCCTCATCGTGCGGGTTGTGCGCCACGTGAAGGTGCACATCGCGATGGCGTTCGGGCTCGGGCTCGCCTTCCTCGCCTACCTGTCGCTCGCCATCACGGGCGGCTCCGCGCCGCTCTGGATGCTCGTGGCGGCGTTCACGCTGCTCGCGGCCGGCATCGCGATCGCCGAGACGCTCTCGAACGACGTCATCATCGCGAGTGTGCCGCCCGCCAAGGCCGGTGCCGCATCCGCGGTCTCGGAGACGGCGTACGAGGTTGGTGCGGTGCTCGGGACAAGCGTGCTCGGCGGGGTGCTCACCGCGAGCTACCGGTCCGGCATGGTTGTGCCGGAGGGCGCGACAGCTGAGCAGGCGCACGCGGCACGCGAGACCCTCGCTGGCGCCGTGAACGTCTCGAACGAGCTCGAGGCGGGCGGCATGACGGCGCAGGCGCAGACGCTCCTCGACTCGGCGTTCCACGCCTTTGATGCTGGTAGCACCGTCACGTCGGCGGTCGGCGCCGTGCTCATGGTTGGCGCGATCTTCCTCGCGCTGCGCATGGTCGGCAAGGCCTCGGCGTAGCTCGCGGCGGGGCTGGGAAATCGGCAGAAATCGCGCGAGACACCCGGACCCGGTACTGTCGCAGTCGAGCCGTCTTCCAACGCAGGAATCCGCTTCTGCACTGAATTCGTTCCGCAGTGGGTGGGCTACTCGACCGTGATGGCTGTTTGCGTGTATTGCCACACCCAGAGGAGAACGAACGCATGAAGATCGGACTGCTGACCAGCGGCGGCGACTGCCCCGGACTCAACGCTGTCATTCGCGGCAGCGTGCTCCACGGCATCAAGACCTACGACAACGAGTTCGTGGGCTTCCGCGACGGCTGGCGGGGCGTCATTGAGGGCGATGTCATGGACCTCCCCCGCACGAAGGTGCGCGGCCTCGCGAAGCAGGGCGGCACGATCCTCGGCACCTCGCGCACGAACCCGTTCGACGGCCCCAACGGTGGACCGGACAAACATCTCCGTCATGATGGAGCGCCATTCGGTGGATGCTCTCATCGCGATCGGCGGCGAGGGCACGCTCGCCGGCGCGAAGCGCCTGGCTGACGCGGGCATCCCGGTCATCGGCGTGCCGAAGACCATCGACAACGACCTCCAGGCAACCGACTACACGTTCGGGTTCGACACGGCCGTGCAGATCGCGACCGACGCCATGGATCGTCTCCGCACGACCGGCGAGTCGCACCACCGCGTGATGGTGGCCGAGGTCATGGGTCGCCACGTCGGCTGGATCGCCCTGCACTCTGGCATGGCGGCCGGCGCGCACGCCGTGCTCATCCCCGAGCAGAAGGTCGCGATGACGCAGGTCGCCGAATGGGTCAAGGAGGTGCACCAGCGTGGCCGCTCGCCGCTGGTCGTCGTCGCCGAGGGCTTCATCCCCGAGGGTATGGACGATGTGCTCTCACAGGGCACCGAGGTTTCCGGGCGTCCGCTGCTCGGCGGTGTCGGCGACTACGTGACCGCTGAGCTCGAGAAGCTCACGGGCATTGAGACCCGCAACACGACGCTCGGCCACATCCAGCGTGGTGGTGCGCCGACCGGGTTCGACCGCGTGCTCGCGACCCGCTTCGGCCAGTACGCCGTCGACATGGTCAACGCGAAGCAGTGGGGCAACATGGTTGCGCTTCGCGGCACTGAGATGCAGACGGTCGCCTTCGAGGAGGCGCTCGACGGCCTCAAGACCGTCCCGCAGGACCGCTGGGACCAGGCGAAGATCTTCTTCGGCCGCTAGGCCGCCGGGTCGCTGACCTGGGACAGACGAAGAGGGCGGATGCGCGTGCATCCGCCCTCTTCGTTCGTCTGGGGTGTGTTGGCGGCCCTAGTGGGCGCCGGTCGGCCCGACCAGCGCCCCGCTCAGGGAGCCCGTGAGGATGACGACGGCGAGCACGATGACGGCCGCGCTCATCGTGATGGGACGGTCGACGAACCACCGCACGATGCGCTGTAACGAGAAGCCCTTCGCGGGCGCGTCGCGCCAGCCGCCCTCGAGTGCGCCGCGGCGCTCGGCCCACCAGTCGTAGAGTAGGGTCGCGAACGGCGGGATCGCCGCGAACCAGCCGAGCCCGAACATCCACCACGGCCAGCGCTGGTTGATGCCGACGAACGCCGTCACGACCAGGTAGACCATGAACATCGCGCCGTGCAGCGAACCGCCGACTGACACGAGCAGGTCGGTGGTCTGCGTCACGTACTTGAGGAACATGCCGGTGAGCAGAAGAGCCCACGTGATGGCCTCGCCGATCGAGACGGCGCGCAGCAGATGCGCGGGGTGAGGTGCCTGCCGTGTGCGGTGGTCCCGGGGGTTGTCGCCTCGGCCTGCGTCATCGGCGCGCTCGCCCTCTTCGCTTCAGGCAACGTCTAGACGCGTGCGAGGAGCGCCTCGACGGCGCTGCGGAAGATCGGGAGCCCGTCGAGGCCGGAGGCCATGTGGGTCGCCGTGTCCGGCCCGAAGCCGAGCTCGACCGCGTGCTCGGGGTGCGGCATGAGGCCGACCACGTTGCCGCGCTCGTTGGTGAGGCCAGCGATGTTGTTGCGCGAGCCGTTCGGGTTGACGTCGACGTAGCGGAACGCGACCTGGCCCTCGCCTTCGATGCGCGCGAGCGTCTCGTCGTCGGCGATGAACCCACCCTCGCCGTTCTTCAGCGGGATGGTGATCTCGGCGTTCTTCTCGTACGCGTTGGTCCACACGGTGTCGTTGTTCTCGACGCGGAGCACCTGGTCGCGGCACACGAACTTGCCGTGGTCATTGCGGATGAGCCCACCGGGCAGGAGGTGCGCCTCGGTCAGCATCTGGAAGCCATTGCAGATTCCGAGCACGGGCAGGCCGCGTTGGCGGCCGTGATGACCTCGGCCATAATCGGCGAGTGGCTCGCGATCGCGCCAGCACGGAGGTAGTCGCCGTAGCTGAAGCCGCCGGGAAGGATGATGGCGTCGACGCCGTGCAGGTCGTGCTCGCCGTGCCAGAGGGCGACGGCCTCGCCGCCTGCGAGGCGGACTGCGCGCTGCGCGTCACGGTCGTCGAGCGAACCGGGGAAGGTGATGACGCCGACGCGGGGGCTCACTTGGTGGAGCCGTTCGACTGGACCTCGGACGCGGTGACGGACGCGAGGGAGGCCTCAGTGTCGGCGGCAGGCACGTCGTCGACCTCGTCGGCGTCTTCAGCTGACTCGGTGCCATCAGGCAGGACATCGATGGAGATGACATCTTCGATGACCCCGTTGGCGAGGAGCTCGTCGGCGACCTGCGAGATCTCCTCCATGAGCTCGGCCGTGACCTCGCGGTCGGTCGTGATCTCGAAGCGCTTGCCAACGCGCACGTCGTGCAGGTGGTCCTTGCCGAGGCGCGAGAGGGCTCCGGCGACGGCCTTGCCCTGCGGGTCGAGGAGTTCCTGCTTTGGCATGACGATGACGACGATCTTGGCATCGGGAGCGGCTCCGATCGGTGGAGGAAAGAGACGGCCCCCAGCTTACCGTCAGCCGCCGTCGCGCGAGGCTCGCTCAGAATGTCGGTGCACACGCATAGCCTTGACCCATATTCGCGGCCGTGGGCACCCCCGCCGGCCGCCTCGCTGACATTTCGGGAGCATCCATGCGCGACAAGCTCAAGCGCCTCTTCGGTGGCGGCAAACAGGACCGTTCCGTACAGGAACGCCAGGCCGGTCTGCCGGCACCGTCCGCCGCATCGGTCGCTGCGCAGCTTGCGGCCCAGGCCGCTGCACCTGTCGAGCACCTCGACGCCCCCGCGCGCGACGAGGTGATGGTGGGCGGCAACGCCGTGCAGGCGTACGCGCCAGACGACGGCGAGGGCCGGGGGCGGCGCCCAACGAGTGTCGGCGTCATGTGGACCGACCAGCTGGGTCGGGTAGCGACGCGCGCGCTGCAGGGCCTGGTCATCGTTGCCGCCGCAGCCCTGCTGATCTTCGCCGGGCTGCAGGTCACGATCGTCGTCATCCCCGTGCTGCTGGCGCTCATCGTCTCGGCAGCGGCCTGGCCCATCATCAGATTCCTCACCTCGAAGAAGTGGCCGCCCGCTCTCGCGACCGTGACAGTGCTGCTCGCCATCATCGTCTTCCTGGGCGGCGCCCTCACGACGGTTGTGCTGCTGGTTCGCAACCAGTGGGCGAGCTCTCCGACCAGGCGGTGCAGGGCTTCAACCAGGCGATCGAGTGGGTCAATGCGACGTTCCCCATCGCGATCAACCAGGACCAGATCAACGAGTGGATTGGTCAGGCGCAGGACTTCATCTTCACGAGCCAGTTCGGAAACGCTGCGGCGAGCGGCTCACCGCTGGCATCTCCGGGGTGACGACGTTCATCACGAGCGGCGTGCTCTTCGTGGTCATACTGTTCTTCTTCATGAAGGACGGGCCGCTCATCTGGGGCTTCCTCACGAAGCCGCTCAAGGGTGCGAACAAGCGCCGCGCGAGGCTCATGGGCTCACGTGCCGTCGAGGTCATGGGCGGCTACGTCCGCGGCACAGTCATCGTCGCCCTGGTGGATGCGGTGTTCATCGGCATCGGCCTCGCGATCGTCGGGGTTCCCCTCGCGTTCCCGCTCGCCGTGCTCGTGTTCATCCTCGCGTTCATCCCCATCGTGGGTGCCACGCTGGCCGGCATCCTTGCTGCGCTCGTCGCCCTCGTCACGAACGGGCTCGTCCCGGCCATCGTGGTCGTCGGAATCGTGGTGCTCGTTCAACCAGCTCGAGGGCAACTTCCTCCAGCCGGTTGTGCTCGGCAAGTCGCTCAAGCTGCACGAACTCGTTGTGCTCATCGCCTTGACCGTCGGCACGATTCTGGGCGGCATCATCGGCACGCTCCTCGCGGTGCCCGTCGCGGCCGTCAGCTGGGCGCTCATCCGCGCCTGGTACGAGCCGCTCGAGCAGCTGCAGGAAGACGAGGCTGTTCCTGACGACATGCGGACGAGGCTGCCGTGGCGCAAAGACCTCGGCGACGAAGACGCGGCAGTCGGCACCGCACCCGGCGCCAAAAGTTCGAACATCGACGTCTGATGTGGGCGCAGCTGACCCGGGGCATCCGGAGAAGGGGATGCTCGTTGAGCTCAGCTCGGCGGGCATCGCCGTCGCGGTGCTGGTCGGTGTCTGGACGCTGTACACGATCGCCGACATCACGCAGTTCCCCTATGACGCCTCGGCGTGGTCGTACGTGGGCATGGCGGCTCCGGCGCTCCTCGGCATCTGGCTGATCGTCGAGCTCCTCGGTGTACCCGATACCCAAGAACGTCCGCTGCTCGTGCGCTTCATGGTGCGCACGATGGTGGTCGGGCCGGTGCTCTTCACAGTCGCTTGGCTGCTCGGTTCGCTGCTCCTGCTCGTGCTGACGTTCACGGGCGGCATCGTCCTGAACTCAACGAGACGGACTCGCCGGTCGCCGAACTGCTGCTCAACGCTTTCCTCACCTGGTTGCTGGCGTCGCGGCTGTGCTCGGCGGGGCGCTTGTCGGCCTCGTGTTCGTCGTCCTTCCGGTCATGTCCTGGCGTGATCCCGCGCGGGCCGCGTCGATCAACGCCGAGCCGGCGCCGAGGGGGAGCCTCGCCAGGGCTCGGCTTGAGCGGCTGACCTTCGCGGGCATGCTCATGCTCGTCTTCCTCGCCCCGCGCGCTGTGGGTGTCTGGTGAGAACAACGCGCGCGGAAGGAACGCCGCGGAGGCGTTCCAGAACACGTGGCTCGCGATCGTCGACTTCGACCCTTCCTGGTGGGACCGCTACCTGTGGGACGTCCTCTGGGTGCTCGGGATGCTCAGCGCGCTGCTGCTTGTCGCGTCTGTCGCAGGTGTGCTGTGGCTGAGACGTTCGCATAATGACCCACCCGGTGAGCAGCACGGCACCCGAGCCGGCGGCGAGTAGACCGGCCCGACACTTCTTCCTCACCTCACGCAACTCGGAATCGAGCGCACATGCCACAGTCGAATCAGGCAGGGCAGGAGTCGCGGCGCGGCTCCTTCCTCCGGCGGAGCAAACACAACCCCGCACAGGCGGAGGCAGGTTCGACGCGGCTCACCCGGTATGCGCAGGCCGCAAGCTCAAACGGGCACCGCAGGGCGTGAGCATCGCCGAGGCGCTCGACTACGCGCGCAGTGCCGCCGGCCGCCTCGCGCTCTTCGTGTACGCGACTCCGACCCCTGGTGATATCGCCGAGCTTGCCGAGGCGTGGCAGCTGCATCCGCTGCTCGTCGAGGACCTCCAGCACGCGAACCAGCGGCCGAAGCTCGAGCGCTACGGCGATGTGCTGTTCCTCGTCGTTCGGTCGGCAAGGTACATCGACGACATCGAGGACGTCGAGTTCGCGGAGTTCCACGTGCTGGTGCGGGCCGACGCGGTGGCGGTGCTCTTTCAGGACAAGCGCTGGATCGACGGCTCTGGCGCGGCCGCGTTCGCGGAGGAGGGTGACGGCGCCGAGATCGGTGGAGACCGCGGGCTGCTCACCGAGGAGCTCCTCGACCTTGGCCCGAGGCGATCGTCTACCGGCTCATCGACTCGATCGTCGACGGCTTCCGCCCCGTGCTGACCGGCCTCGGCGTCGACAAGGAGCAGATCGAGCGGCAGGTCTTCTCCGGAGACGCGGCGGTCGCGGAGCGCATTTACCGCCTCAGCCAGGAGGTCATCGAGCTCAGGCACGCCACCTCTTCGCTCTCGGAGATCGTGGACGCGCTGCGTCGCGGCCACGCGCGCTACGACGTCCCCGATTCGCTGCAGAGCTACCTTCAGGACGTCGCCGACCACCTGCTGGTCGTCGACCGACAGGTAGGGAGTTGCGGGACGCCCTCAACCAGATCCTGAGCGTCAACGCGACGCTCGTGGCCCAAAGGCAGAACGAGGACATGAAGAAGATCTCCGGGTGGGCGGCGATCCTCTTCGCGCCGACGCTTATCGCCGCGGTCTACGGCATGAACTTCGACAACATGCCTGAGCTGCACTGGGCTTTCGGTTATCCGATGGCGGTCGGCGGGATGGTCGCGTTCGCCGGGGGCCTCTACTGGATGTTCAAGCGCAACAAGTGGATGTAGGTCCAGGCGCGAG
The window above is part of the Arthrobacter methylotrophus genome. Proteins encoded here:
- a CDS encoding DDE-type integrase/transposase/recombinase gives rise to the protein MWSWDITDLYSPWRGKTFKAYKVIDIYSRRIVGFRVEDREVDSLARDMFEDAIRAHGAPQFVHADSGAAMRSTLLRDALAAHGVGMSHNRPYTSNDNPFSEAGFRTMKYRPGYPKVFTDLDAARAYIQDYVIWYNTEHRHSAIALFTPAQVHDGSWRQIWTARDTALQVYHDAHPARFRARPKTPSPASRVGINLPNEPVAA
- a CDS encoding TetR/AcrR family transcriptional regulator — encoded protein: MSSAREKILDAYEESLTTVGVAATTLDAVARIAGVSKGGLIYHFPSKEALADALIARFAGMARASADQLQGDAATTVRHFIEMSSSVGDELDTAWLAVMNLSRNGNQSATRAILELERSWHDAILESTGSPLVAHMTKLVGDGLYHSTSFVTESRESLPEAAKLLPSEKNARRSSAPSSTCSRTSALHLTNLRTKHLRPTPGTNVKLCGVTCVMLRRVRWGG
- a CDS encoding DUF3817 domain-containing protein yields the protein MLRAVSIGEAITWALLLTGMFLKYVTQTTDLLVSVGGSLHGAMFMVYLVVTAFVGINQRWPWWMFGLGWFAAIPPFATLLYDWWAERRGALEGGWRDAPAKGFSLQRIVRWFVDRPITMSAAVIVLAVVILTGSLSGALVGPTGAH
- the purS gene encoding phosphoribosylformylglycinamidine synthase subunit PurS, producing the protein MGAAPDAKIVVIVMPKQELLDPQGKAVAGALSRLGKDHLHDVRVGKRFEITTDREVTAELMEEISQVADELLANGVIEDVISIDVLPDGTESAEDADEVDDVPAADTEASLASVTASEVQSNGSTK
- a CDS encoding AI-2E family transporter; translated protein: MLGKSLKLHELVVLIALTVGTILGGIIGTLLAVPVAAVSWALIRAWYEPLEQLQEDEAVPDDMRTRLPWRKDLGDEDAAVGTAPGAKSSNIDV
- a CDS encoding CorA family divalent cation transporter, giving the protein MSSTAPEPAASRPARHFFLTSRNSESSAHATVESGRAGVAARLLPPAEQTQPRTGGGRFDAAHPVCAGRKLKRAPQGVSIAEALDYARSAAGRLALFVYATPTPGDIAELAEAWQLHPLLVEDLQHANQRPKLERYGDVLFLVVRSARYIDDIEDVEFAEFHVLVRADAVAVLFQDKRWIDGSGAAAFAEEGDGAEIGGDRGLLTEELLDLGPRRSSTGSSTRSSTASAPC
- a CDS encoding CorA family divalent cation transporter, with product MRDALNQILSVNATLVAQRQNEDMKKISGWAAILFAPTLIAAVYGMNFDNMPELHWAFGYPMAVGGMVAFAGGLYWMFKRNKWM